In Arthrobacter sp. UKPF54-2, the following are encoded in one genomic region:
- a CDS encoding S41 family peptidase, translated as MTNSSYLRFPHLHGDLVTFVAEDDVWIAPLDGGRAWRVSSLQLPARNPRFSPDGQRLVWTVVQGTAPEVVTADVDGGGYRQLSYFGHSSTRVKGFTPDGDVVVTSAFRQADSRLTHAYSLPVDGGWAEELPFGPVESVAFGTVVGDERPVVLASVLSREPAWWKRYRGGTAGKLWIDADGNGEFERFVPELDGNLTDPMWVRGRIAFLSDHEGYGNLYSVLPNGTDLRRHTDHEDFYVRHAATDGERVVFESAGELWLLAGPDADAVKLDITLGSASQARRSTALKPSRHLGDVIPDHTGDASAVEAHGTLHWLRHKDGPSRIVEATAGVRARLPRPFGAGRIAYVADHGGAEALYLKAIAAPVHGGPATAPAAAARAGHDGDSGTPLPRPVSAAALTRPDAAATATDSDGHAHNGDAADGAATDATVHDGGSRDGAAHAAAQLTRIDFPKPSRASALEASPDGNWVAVGTSFGDVYLADTRTGALSVLSSIGEGSIDGFSWSPDSAWLGWAEPVTSFGSRTRLRLAGIAAGTGPAETGTGETPARPVIIDVTDGRFRDESPAFTPDGKFLAFLSNRSFDPVYDGHSFDLSFPSPIKPYLVALAADTPSPFGPSIALPGDGADSAGAAETAGTEDAVSVRVDAEGLAHRVINVPVPQGNYSDLSATAGALLWLDHELAGVTGEGRATLEDKNAAPSLVRFDLAKRRTSTIVEALDSYRLTGDGEKVVLVQDKQIRVSPAAAKADEDSGQLVKVDLNRIRVRLDPVSVWGQAFDEAWRLQRDFFWTEDMAGQDWDSVHARYRPIVERLGSHDDLVDLLWELHGELGTSHAYVRPALVTENGSNGQGRLGADLAFNGEGWEITRILAGESSDPLATSPLTRPGADARVGDVLLAIDGVELSEALTPAVQLAGAAGRAVELTLRNGVGHGDQAGKQRRVAVVPVKDEERLRYQEWVASNRRTVREASHGTFGYLHIPDMMANGWAQLHRDLDTETSLDGLIVDVRRNRGGHTSQLVAELIGRKVTGWSMPRGERPRTYPHHAPRGPVIILTDEFAGSDGDIITQVSKLRGIGPVIGTRTWGGVVGIDNRFALADGTGVTQPRYATWFTGGVGWGVENHGVAPDIEVAFPPHAYAAGADPQLEYGIGALKEMIQELPTDRPPLREGYRTVRPAPLPARRQGN; from the coding sequence ATGACCAATTCGAGCTACCTCCGTTTTCCGCATCTGCACGGCGATCTGGTCACCTTCGTGGCCGAGGACGACGTCTGGATTGCGCCTCTTGACGGTGGCCGCGCCTGGCGGGTTTCCTCGCTGCAGCTGCCCGCCCGCAACCCCCGCTTCAGCCCCGACGGGCAGCGCCTGGTGTGGACGGTCGTCCAGGGCACCGCCCCGGAGGTCGTGACCGCGGACGTCGACGGCGGCGGATACCGGCAGCTTAGCTACTTCGGCCACAGCTCCACCCGGGTCAAGGGGTTTACCCCCGACGGCGACGTGGTGGTCACCAGTGCCTTCCGGCAGGCAGACAGCCGCCTGACCCACGCTTACAGCCTGCCGGTGGACGGCGGCTGGGCCGAGGAACTGCCGTTCGGGCCCGTCGAATCGGTGGCCTTCGGCACCGTGGTCGGGGACGAACGGCCCGTGGTCCTGGCCAGTGTGCTTTCCCGCGAACCGGCCTGGTGGAAGCGCTACCGCGGCGGCACGGCCGGCAAGCTCTGGATCGACGCGGACGGGAACGGCGAGTTCGAACGGTTCGTCCCGGAACTCGACGGCAACCTGACCGACCCCATGTGGGTTCGCGGCCGGATCGCCTTCCTTTCCGACCACGAGGGCTACGGCAACCTGTACTCGGTGCTGCCCAACGGCACGGACCTGCGCCGCCACACGGATCACGAGGACTTCTACGTCCGGCATGCCGCCACGGACGGTGAACGGGTGGTCTTCGAATCCGCCGGTGAACTCTGGCTGCTGGCCGGCCCCGACGCGGACGCGGTCAAGCTCGACATCACCCTGGGCTCGGCCTCGCAGGCCCGGCGCTCCACCGCGCTGAAGCCCTCCCGCCACCTGGGCGACGTCATCCCGGACCACACCGGCGACGCCAGCGCGGTGGAAGCCCACGGCACCCTGCACTGGCTGCGGCACAAGGACGGCCCCTCGCGCATTGTGGAGGCCACCGCCGGCGTCCGCGCACGCCTGCCCCGCCCGTTCGGCGCCGGCCGGATCGCCTACGTCGCGGACCACGGGGGAGCCGAAGCCCTCTACCTGAAGGCCATCGCGGCCCCCGTGCACGGCGGCCCGGCAACCGCCCCGGCGGCTGCCGCCAGGGCCGGGCACGACGGGGACAGCGGCACGCCGCTGCCCCGTCCCGTCTCCGCCGCAGCCCTGACCCGGCCGGACGCGGCCGCCACCGCCACGGACTCTGACGGCCACGCCCACAACGGTGACGCCGCCGACGGCGCCGCCACGGACGCGACGGTCCACGACGGCGGGTCCCGGGACGGCGCAGCGCATGCCGCCGCGCAGCTCACCCGGATCGACTTCCCGAAGCCGAGCCGCGCCAGCGCCCTGGAGGCCAGCCCGGACGGCAACTGGGTCGCCGTCGGCACCTCCTTCGGCGACGTCTACCTCGCGGACACCCGCACCGGCGCCCTTTCTGTGCTGAGCAGCATCGGCGAGGGCAGCATCGACGGCTTCAGCTGGTCGCCGGACTCGGCGTGGCTGGGCTGGGCCGAGCCGGTCACCTCCTTCGGTTCCCGCACCCGGCTCCGGCTTGCCGGGATCGCGGCCGGAACAGGCCCGGCTGAAACGGGCACGGGGGAGACTCCCGCCCGGCCCGTGATCATCGACGTCACCGACGGCCGGTTCCGGGACGAGTCGCCCGCCTTCACCCCCGACGGCAAGTTCCTTGCCTTCCTTTCCAACCGCAGTTTCGACCCGGTCTACGACGGACACTCTTTCGACCTGTCCTTCCCGAGCCCGATCAAGCCCTACCTCGTCGCCCTGGCCGCCGACACCCCGTCCCCGTTCGGGCCGAGCATTGCCCTCCCCGGCGATGGCGCAGACTCCGCCGGCGCCGCCGAGACGGCCGGCACCGAGGATGCGGTGTCGGTCAGGGTCGACGCCGAGGGGCTGGCGCACCGCGTGATCAACGTCCCGGTCCCGCAGGGCAACTACTCCGACCTCTCCGCCACCGCCGGTGCGCTGCTCTGGCTCGACCACGAGCTGGCTGGCGTGACGGGGGAGGGCCGGGCCACGCTGGAGGACAAGAACGCGGCCCCGAGCCTGGTCCGCTTCGACCTGGCCAAGCGCCGCACCTCCACGATCGTCGAGGCCCTGGACAGCTACCGGCTCACCGGCGACGGCGAAAAGGTTGTCCTCGTCCAGGACAAGCAGATCCGCGTCTCACCGGCCGCAGCCAAGGCTGATGAGGACTCCGGGCAGCTGGTTAAGGTCGATCTGAACCGCATCCGGGTCCGACTGGATCCGGTCAGCGTCTGGGGGCAGGCCTTCGACGAGGCCTGGCGCCTGCAGCGCGATTTCTTCTGGACCGAGGACATGGCCGGCCAGGATTGGGACTCCGTGCATGCCCGCTACCGGCCGATCGTGGAACGCCTCGGCTCGCACGATGACCTCGTGGACCTGCTCTGGGAGCTCCACGGCGAGCTGGGCACCTCACACGCTTACGTCCGTCCGGCACTGGTGACGGAGAACGGCAGCAACGGCCAGGGCCGCCTCGGTGCGGACCTCGCCTTCAACGGCGAGGGCTGGGAAATCACCCGCATCCTGGCCGGTGAATCCTCGGACCCGCTCGCGACCTCGCCGCTGACCCGGCCCGGGGCGGACGCCCGGGTCGGCGATGTCCTGCTGGCCATCGACGGCGTCGAACTCTCCGAGGCTCTCACCCCGGCCGTTCAGCTGGCCGGAGCCGCCGGCCGCGCCGTCGAACTGACCCTGCGCAACGGCGTCGGACACGGTGACCAGGCAGGGAAGCAGCGCCGTGTCGCCGTCGTGCCGGTGAAGGACGAGGAACGGCTGCGCTACCAGGAATGGGTCGCATCCAACCGCCGCACGGTGCGGGAGGCCTCGCACGGGACCTTTGGGTACCTGCACATCCCGGACATGATGGCCAATGGCTGGGCCCAGTTGCACCGCGACCTGGACACCGAAACCTCGCTCGACGGCCTGATTGTGGACGTCCGCCGCAACCGCGGCGGCCACACCTCGCAGCTCGTGGCCGAGCTGATCGGCCGCAAGGTCACCGGCTGGAGCATGCCGCGCGGCGAGCGGCCGCGTACGTACCCGCACCATGCCCCGCGCGGGCCGGTCATCATCCTCACCGACGAATTTGCCGGCTCCGACGGCGACATCATCACCCAGGTGTCCAAACTCCGCGGGATCGGGCCGGTCATCGGCACCCGGACCTGGGGCGGCGTCGTCGGCATCGACAACCGCTTCGCCCTCGCGGACGGCACCGGAGTCACCCAGCCCCGCTACGCCACCTGGTTCACCGGCGGTGTGGGCTGGGGCGTCGAAAACCATGGTGTGGCCCCCGACATCGAGGTCGCCTTCCCGCCGCACGCCTACGCCGCCGGCGCGGACCCGCAGCTGGAATACGGCATCGGCGCCCTCAAGGAAATGATCCAGGAGCTTCCCACCGACCGCCCGCCGCTCCGCGAGGGCTACCGCACGGTGCGTCCGGCCCCGTTGCCGGCCCGCCGGCAGGGAAACTAG
- a CDS encoding TIGR01777 family oxidoreductase: MRILVAGASGLIGTALSGTLRGSGHDVVSLVRRPAASAAEFQWDPAAGRIDDVALKGADAVINLSGAGIGDRPWTRRRINELGTSRLGATRTLTAAMGRMDTPPAVFLSQSASGYYGNAGSAVLRENAPAGNGILARICVDWEAAAHEAPAGVRVVTARTGVVLSRSGGALGRLLPLLRLGVGGPLGNGRQYWPWITLPDVAGAFEFLLSAPLAGPVNICAPESADVNSLITALAGALHRPALLRVPAPVLRLVLGQLANELLLASQRMEPPALAGAGFHWQHPSLAEAAAWVAGRS, from the coding sequence ATGCGAATCCTTGTTGCCGGCGCCTCCGGGCTGATCGGAACCGCCCTTTCCGGCACGCTGCGCGGCAGCGGGCACGACGTCGTCAGCCTCGTCCGGCGGCCGGCCGCCTCGGCCGCCGAGTTCCAATGGGACCCCGCCGCCGGACGGATCGACGACGTTGCCCTCAAGGGCGCCGACGCCGTCATCAACCTCTCCGGCGCCGGCATCGGCGACCGGCCCTGGACGCGGCGCCGGATCAACGAACTGGGCACCTCGCGGCTCGGCGCGACTCGGACCCTGACGGCGGCGATGGGCCGGATGGACACCCCGCCCGCGGTCTTCCTGAGCCAGTCCGCCTCCGGCTATTACGGCAACGCCGGGTCCGCGGTGCTCCGGGAGAACGCTCCCGCAGGGAACGGCATCCTGGCCCGGATCTGCGTTGACTGGGAGGCCGCCGCGCACGAGGCGCCGGCCGGGGTCCGGGTGGTCACCGCCCGCACCGGCGTCGTCCTGAGCCGCAGCGGAGGGGCGCTGGGCCGGTTGCTGCCCCTGCTGCGCCTGGGCGTGGGCGGCCCCCTCGGCAACGGCCGCCAGTACTGGCCGTGGATCACGCTTCCGGATGTGGCGGGTGCCTTCGAATTCCTGCTCTCCGCGCCCCTGGCCGGGCCGGTCAACATCTGCGCGCCGGAAAGCGCGGACGTGAACTCGTTGATCACGGCGCTGGCCGGGGCGCTCCACCGGCCGGCCCTGCTGCGGGTGCCCGCGCCGGTCCTGCGCCTCGTGCTGGGCCAGCTGGCCAACGAGCTGCTGCTGGCCAGCCAGCGGATGGAGCCCCCGGCCCTGGCCGGTGCCGGGTTCCATTGGCAGCACCCCTCCCTCGCCGAGGCCGCCGCCTGGGTGGCGGGCCGGTCCTAG
- a CDS encoding serine/threonine-protein kinase, with amino-acid sequence MDDDTLPSLPAAGRAPEVPGYDVGRLLGRGGTAAVWLATDHVTRRDVALKCFAGAGPTAPDDAEEAVRREVRILSVLEHEHLVKARAVVRLRDGSGDAAGLGLVLDYAPGGSLAALLAARGSLTPGEAVTILTPIAQALAYLHGNGFTHGDVSPGNVLFTARGKPLLSDLGVARMLADPGAPSRPGTDGFRDPAPVDAVRAGLQPEGDVYSVAALGWFCLTGRAPEPETQRPPLPLLVPGVPAGLAEALEAGLRSDRRQRPSAAELAAAVFRSAPAAPVDLSASVHPTVLPQLLTRRSMPVSARARRTARLRAWLRAWQGRSRGGRGRGRRPTADSRLRPALAVSTQRAGTDAASGGADRARHAGSLGRVQRLRRAGVRRAGVRRTAAAFVLAALVTAGGIVGAPLLAGPAPGPSVDPAPASGQGAQASPDAAGAPRDVPAEFQELLAAPRPEDAVRGLAGLRSYALATGSLGLLESVNVPASPAAAADAALGARLAESGHLLEGFEARLSLVESQPESTPARAVVALSVASPPYRELDAGGSVVAEAAAAGERRLRLVLVPVDGRWRIQEILPGAGD; translated from the coding sequence ATGGATGATGACACGCTGCCTTCCCTGCCTGCCGCCGGGCGGGCCCCGGAGGTTCCCGGGTACGACGTCGGCCGGCTGCTGGGGCGCGGCGGAACCGCCGCCGTCTGGCTGGCCACGGACCATGTGACGCGCCGTGACGTCGCGCTGAAGTGTTTTGCCGGTGCCGGGCCAACGGCGCCGGACGACGCCGAGGAGGCCGTGCGGCGCGAGGTACGGATCCTCTCCGTGCTCGAGCACGAACACCTCGTCAAGGCCCGCGCCGTGGTGCGGCTGCGCGACGGGAGCGGCGATGCCGCGGGTCTGGGCCTGGTGCTGGATTATGCGCCCGGCGGATCACTGGCGGCGCTGCTGGCCGCGCGCGGCAGCCTCACGCCGGGGGAAGCCGTCACGATCCTGACGCCGATCGCGCAGGCGCTGGCCTATCTGCACGGAAACGGCTTTACCCACGGCGACGTCTCACCCGGCAACGTGCTGTTCACCGCCCGGGGCAAGCCGCTGCTCTCCGACCTCGGTGTGGCCCGGATGCTGGCGGACCCGGGGGCACCGTCCCGCCCCGGCACGGACGGGTTCCGCGACCCAGCGCCGGTTGATGCCGTCCGGGCCGGGCTTCAGCCGGAGGGTGACGTTTATTCCGTGGCGGCCCTGGGCTGGTTCTGCCTGACCGGCAGGGCGCCGGAGCCGGAGACGCAGCGGCCGCCGCTGCCGCTGCTGGTTCCGGGGGTTCCGGCCGGGCTCGCAGAGGCCCTCGAGGCGGGACTGCGCTCCGACCGGCGCCAGCGGCCGTCCGCGGCAGAACTCGCGGCCGCCGTCTTCCGCAGCGCGCCCGCAGCGCCCGTGGACCTCTCGGCGTCGGTGCACCCGACCGTGCTGCCTCAGCTGCTGACCCGGCGCTCCATGCCCGTGAGTGCGAGGGCGCGCCGGACGGCACGGCTCCGGGCCTGGCTCCGGGCCTGGCAGGGCCGGTCGCGGGGAGGGCGCGGCCGGGGACGGCGTCCGACGGCTGACTCGCGGCTTCGCCCCGCACTCGCTGTATCGACGCAGCGAGCCGGGACCGATGCCGCTAGCGGAGGGGCAGACCGCGCACGGCATGCAGGATCGCTTGGCCGGGTGCAGCGTCTGCGCCGGGCAGGCGTCCGCCGGGCAGGCGTCCGGCGGACTGCGGCGGCATTCGTGCTGGCAGCCCTCGTCACGGCCGGCGGCATTGTCGGGGCGCCGCTGCTTGCCGGGCCGGCGCCCGGACCATCCGTGGACCCTGCACCTGCCTCCGGACAAGGCGCGCAAGCCAGCCCGGACGCGGCCGGGGCACCCCGGGACGTTCCCGCGGAATTCCAGGAGCTGCTCGCGGCACCACGGCCGGAGGACGCCGTCCGGGGCCTCGCCGGCCTGCGTTCCTATGCCCTCGCAACGGGAAGCCTCGGCTTGCTGGAGAGCGTCAACGTCCCGGCGTCGCCGGCTGCCGCCGCGGACGCCGCGCTGGGTGCAAGGCTGGCGGAATCGGGCCATCTGCTGGAGGGGTTCGAGGCCCGGCTCTCGCTGGTCGAGAGCCAGCCGGAAAGCACCCCCGCGCGGGCCGTAGTGGCCCTCAGCGTGGCCTCGCCGCCGTACCGCGAGCTCGACGCCGGCGGCTCGGTCGTGGCCGAAGCGGCCGCCGCGGGGGAACGCCGGCTCCGCCTGGTCCTGGTGCCGGTGGACGGCAGGTGGCGGATCCAGGAGATCCTCCCCGGCGCCGGGGACTAG